The segment GGTACGGCCATGCTCCGGTCCGCCCGGGCGAATTCACGGCGACCCGGGTCGACCTCCTGGCCCTGGCCGCAGTCTGCGCCGCGGCCGGACTCCTGATCTGGCTTGAACTGACCCTCTAGTTTTCATCCGGAAACGGCCCTTTTTCCTTTTGGCTGCGTCAGTCGTACAATTATTTCGTCAACGTATTGATATACGCCTCCTTATAATTGCTTGACTTCCTTGCCAAAAGAAAAAATTGCTCGTTTCCGAAATGAAAACCGGCAGTTTCAGCATCCGGAAACAAATGAATTTCCGGATGGAAACCCTCTAATTCCGCTTCCCGTGTCCCAAACCACGCCCTTCGCCATCGCCCTGAACGACCTGTGCTTCTCCTATCCGGACAAGCCGCATGTGCTCGACCATCTCGATCTGCGCATCGCCCCCGGCGAACGCGTCGGCCTGATCGGTCCCAACGGCGCGGGCAAAACCACCCTGTTCCTGCTCATCAGCGGCATCCTCAAGCCCACCTCCGGCGAAATCCAGGTCCACGGCAAAAAGGTGGTCAGCGGCGGCTTCAACCCCGAGGTGACCCTGGTCTTCCAGAAATCCGACGATCAGCTTTTCTGTCCTTCCGTCTGGGAGGACGTGGCCTTCGGGCCGCGCAACATGGGTTTGTCCGAAGAACAGGTGACCGAGCGGGTCCAAACCGCCCTGTTCACCGTAGGCGCCCAGGACCTGGCCCAACGTCCGGTCCACCACCTATCCGAAGGCGAAAAGCGGATCGTGGCCATAGCCGGCGCCCTGGCCATGCATCCCAGGGTGATCATCTACGACGAACCCAGCGCCGGCCTGGACATCCGGGCCCGTCGCCGTCTGATCGGTCTGCTCAAGCAATCCGACCAGACCCTGCTCATAGCCTCCCACGACCTGGAACTGACCCTGGAAGTCTGCACCCGGGTCGTGCTCCTGGACCAGGGCCGGATCGTGGCCCACGGACCGGCCATAACCATCATGGCCGACGAAGACCTGATGACCGCCCACGGCCAGGAAAAACCCCACTCCCTGATCCCCCACGCCCTGCCCCACGACCACTGACCCGCGCCGGACCAAGGATCGCGGCGCGCCAAACCATCAACCCGCCTTTCACCGGAGGGATAAATGAACCGCGCCCAACGCATCTACGCCCTGCATCGGCTCTTTCACACCCACAACCTCCCCGTTTCCCGAGCCCGCATCCAGGATGAACTGGAGTGCTCCCAGGCCACGGTCAAACGGATCATCGCCGAGATGCGCGACCTGCTGGGAGCGCCCATCGTCTTTGACCGCGACGCCGGCGGATACGCTTACGACAATCGGGCCGGAACCTTCGAACTGCCCGGATTCTGGTTCAACGAATCCGAACTCTACGCCGTGCTCGCGGCCATCCAATTCCTGGAGTCCACCCAACCCGGCCTGCTCCAGCGGCCGTTGCAAGATCTCCTGAAGCGCCTGCGCCTGGCCGTGCAGGACATGGGGCTCAACGTGGACGACCTGATCCGCCGCGTCCTGCTCCACCCCATGCGCCCCCGTCCGGTCCATCCGCCGGTCTTCGAGGCCCTGGCCGCCGGTCTGCTGGGCTCCCGCAAGATCCGGCTGCTCTATCACGGACCGGACAAACAAGCCCCAAGCCCGAGAACCATCCACCCCTTCCGCCTGCTCCGCTACCGGGACGCCTGGTACCTGCTCGCCCACTGCGACCAGGCCGACGCCCGCCGCACCTTTGCCCTGGACCGAATCGTCGAAGCCCAAGTGCTGCCCGAACAGGCGAACATGCCCGACAACACGGCCCTGGACGCCCTGATGCACGACTCCTTCGGCATTTTCCTGCGCAAGCCCGAACATGCCGCGGTCCTGCGCTTCACCGGCCAGGCGGCCCGCTGGGTGGCAAGCGAGGTCTGGCACCCGGACCAGGTCGGCGCATGGCGCGACAAGGCCTATGAACTGCGCGTACCCTACGGGGACCAGCGCGAACTGATCATGGAAATCCTCAAGTACGGCCCGGACGTGGAAGTCCTGGCCCCGGAGGAACTGCGCCTTGCCGTGCGGGAACGGATCATGGCCGCGGCGAAACAATATTTTTGACTGGGTCAGGTTTTGAGCCTGGGCCGTGATAGATATGGATCACGTCCATGATCCGAGCGTCCGGCAATCACCACAGGCCGCCGAGACGATTTGATTTTTCCGGACCAATCAGGGAACAAGGCCATGTCGCTCCCAAACGAACGGGGGCGGACGGAAGGGCGTCACTCTCTTCGGAACGGTCGCTCCGGATCGCAACTTCAGATGACCTCAGGGAGGAAAAACATGACGGACCTTGTTCCCCTGGAATCCATCACCGGCAGGATTCTTTTGCTGCGTGGCGCGAAGGTTATGCTGGACCGGGACTTGGCGGAATTGTACGGGGTGGAGACGAAAGTTCTCAAGAGACAGGTACGCAGAAATCTTGAACGATTCCCGGAAGATTTCATGTTCGAATTGTCAACCGATGAGCTGGAAAATTGGAGGTGCCAATTTGGCACCTCCAATTCCGACAAGATGGGCCTTCGCTACCCGCCCATGGCCTTCACCGAACAGGGCGTGGCCATGCTTTCCTCGGTCCTGAACAGCAAACGGGCCATCCAAGTCAATATCCAGATCATGCGCGCCTTCACCAAGCTCCGCCAAATGCTGGCCACCCACGACGACCTGCGCCGAAAGATCGAAGACATGGAAGCCAAGTACGACGAACAATTCCGCGTCGTGTTCGAGGCGTTGCGGCAGTTGTTGGAAGGCGATGAGCCGGGGCGGAGGTTTGGATTTGTGGGAGGAGGTAGAAAGAGCTATGGAATCGAGCAACTGATACTGTAAGTTTGTAAACATGGTTGACCAGTATTCTGGCGGACAGGAAGCTTTGAAGTGACAATTTGAGATTTCGAGTTGTGGTGATGTGGAGCTGCCACATCAAAAGGCGACTACCATGAGCTTATTAGAAGAAAAGAAACATCTGAAATCAATCCTGCATTCAAAGCGAGCGAATATTTATTATCTTGAGCACTGCCGGGTATTGGTTAACAGCGGCAGGGTCGAGTATCTGACCCAAGATCGGGACAAACAGGCGTACTGGAATATCCCCATTGCCAATACCTCGGTGATACTCCTTGGCACAGGAACATCCATTACCCAGGCTGCCGTGCGCATGCTCTCCGCCGCCGGGGTCATGATAGGATTCTGCGGAGGCGGGGGCAGTCCGCTATTTGCCGGAACCGAAGTGGAATGGCTTTCACCTCAAAGCGAGTATCGGCCCACGGAATATGTCCAACAATGGCTCTCATTCTGGTTTGATTCAGGAATTCGCCTGGAAGTCGCTAAAAAGCTTCAGCAGTGGCGTGTCGATAACATTCGCCGGATCTGGGAGCATGAAGGTCTATACCAGGAATATGGGCTGTACGCTGATGACCCGGACATGCAGCGAATACTTGAACGCGCCGGAAAAGAGGTCATTGGTGCCGGGGATACGCAGAAACTATTGCAGATCGAGGCCAGGGCGACCAAAGGGCTATACAGGTACGTGGCTAAGACTTTGGACCTTGGCGATTTTACCCGGAAGCACGAGGGCGGAGACAGGGCCAACGATTATTTAAATCATGGGAATTATCTGGCCTATGGCTTGGCGGCCACATGCCTGTGGGTTCTGGGCATTCCTCATGGTTTCCCGGTCATGCACGGCAAAACCAGGCGCGGCGCGTTGGTGTTCGATGTCGCCGATCTGGTTAAAGACGCCTTGGTATTGCCTATCGCGTTCATCAGTGCTTTACGCGGTGATCGGGAACAGGAGTTCCGAGATACGGTTATCGACTTGTTCGTGACTCATAAGGCTCTGGATTTGATGGTAGATTCGGTTAAAGCAATCTGTTCCGAATACGGGCGGCCCTGATGATAGTTTTTTTTGTTTCCGAGTGCGCGAAAAAGGCCCGCACAAGAACCGTCCAGGTATTGGACAGCTTTGCGGAGAGAGTGGGGCAGAGCACCTGGAAAACCCGTTTGACCATGGAAGGGCTCAAGGCTGTAAAGCTTCTTTTGAGCCGGAACGCAAGCAGGCACACCGCGGTGGCTTGTCACAGGATTGTCGGGCACGCGAATACCAAGCTGTTGTGGATCATCGGCAATAAAAGAAAATTCAGCAGGTACGGGATTGTCCCTACGAATTATTCCCGGGTTAATTCTATCAAACAGATAGACAACGACTGGCATTATCTGGAGGCGATAAAGTTATGCGTGGCCCTGGCCGGACTGTTCCACGACTGGGGCAAGGCATGGGATGCCTTCCAGGATTTGCTCCGTGAGAACAGGCATACCGACTATCTGCGCCATGAATTCGTTTCTCTTCTTTTTTGGGC is part of the Desulfonatronum sp. SC1 genome and harbors:
- a CDS encoding energy-coupling factor ABC transporter ATP-binding protein; translated protein: MSQTTPFAIALNDLCFSYPDKPHVLDHLDLRIAPGERVGLIGPNGAGKTTLFLLISGILKPTSGEIQVHGKKVVSGGFNPEVTLVFQKSDDQLFCPSVWEDVAFGPRNMGLSEEQVTERVQTALFTVGAQDLAQRPVHHLSEGEKRIVAIAGALAMHPRVIIYDEPSAGLDIRARRRLIGLLKQSDQTLLIASHDLELTLEVCTRVVLLDQGRIVAHGPAITIMADEDLMTAHGQEKPHSLIPHALPHDH
- a CDS encoding YafY family protein; the encoded protein is MNRAQRIYALHRLFHTHNLPVSRARIQDELECSQATVKRIIAEMRDLLGAPIVFDRDAGGYAYDNRAGTFELPGFWFNESELYAVLAAIQFLESTQPGLLQRPLQDLLKRLRLAVQDMGLNVDDLIRRVLLHPMRPRPVHPPVFEALAAGLLGSRKIRLLYHGPDKQAPSPRTIHPFRLLRYRDAWYLLAHCDQADARRTFALDRIVEAQVLPEQANMPDNTALDALMHDSFGIFLRKPEHAAVLRFTGQAARWVASEVWHPDQVGAWRDKAYELRVPYGDQRELIMEILKYGPDVEVLAPEELRLAVRERIMAAAKQYF
- a CDS encoding ORF6N domain-containing protein translates to MTDLVPLESITGRILLLRGAKVMLDRDLAELYGVETKVLKRQVRRNLERFPEDFMFELSTDELENWRCQFGTSNSDKMGLRYPPMAFTEQGVAMLSSVLNSKRAIQVNIQIMRAFTKLRQMLATHDDLRRKIEDMEAKYDEQFRVVFEALRQLLEGDEPGRRFGFVGGGRKSYGIEQLIL
- the cas1f gene encoding type I-F CRISPR-associated endonuclease Cas1f, coding for MSLLEEKKHLKSILHSKRANIYYLEHCRVLVNSGRVEYLTQDRDKQAYWNIPIANTSVILLGTGTSITQAAVRMLSAAGVMIGFCGGGGSPLFAGTEVEWLSPQSEYRPTEYVQQWLSFWFDSGIRLEVAKKLQQWRVDNIRRIWEHEGLYQEYGLYADDPDMQRILERAGKEVIGAGDTQKLLQIEARATKGLYRYVAKTLDLGDFTRKHEGGDRANDYLNHGNYLAYGLAATCLWVLGIPHGFPVMHGKTRRGALVFDVADLVKDALVLPIAFISALRGDREQEFRDTVIDLFVTHKALDLMVDSVKAICSEYGRP